ATTGGCAGGCGTACGTCCGGGAACGGCTGCGCCTGCCGGACCTGCGTCCGGAGCGGGAAGCCGAGATCGTCGAGGCCGTCGCGCAGCACATGGAAGATCTCCATCGGGGCGCCATGGAGCGCGGCGCCTCCTCGGAGGAGGCGGAGGCCGCGGCGAAGCGCGAGGTCCGGGACTGGCAGGCGCTGGCGCGCGACATCGCCCGATCGGACACCCTCAGCCGCCATGGCCTCGATCAGCGCGTCCTGGACGGACTGGAGAGCGCGGGTTCGCGCGGCGCGGGCGGCTCCGTGGCGGCCAGGCAGGGGGCCCGAGCGACGGCCGGCCTGATCGCCTCGCAGCTCGCGGCCGACGTGCTCCATGCGATCCGCCTGCTGTTCAAGAACCCCGGCTTCACGGCGGCGGTCCTGATCACGCTGGGGCTCGGGATCGGGGCGAATGCGGCGGTGTTCACCATCCTCAACGCGGTGCTGCTGCGGCCGCTGCCCTACGCCGAGCCGGGGCGGCTGGTGCGCATCTGGGAGAGCAACCCGCAGCGCGGCTGGCCGACCTTCTCCGGCTCGCAGCCGAACTTCCTCGACTGGCGCGCCCAGAGCGTCTCGTTCGAACGGCTCGCGGCCTCGACCACCCGCCCGCTCAACCTGACCGGCGGCGGCGAGGCGGAACGCATCCCGGGCATGGCGGTCACGCACGATTTCTTTCCGATGCTCGGGGTGCGTCCGGAGATGGGGCGCGGCTTCCTGCCGGAGGAGGACGCGACGGGCCACGGGGAGCGCGTCGTCCTGATGACCCACGGTCTGTGGCAGCGGCGCTTCGGCGGCGACCCGGGGATCGTCGGGCGGACGATCCTGCTGAACGACGCGCCGCACACCGTGATCGGCATCGTGCCGGAGTTCTACTGGCGGCCCTACGAGCTGTTCGTGCCGCTGCGGCCCGATCCCGCCGAGGATCGCAGCGATCACCGGCTGTCGGTCTACGGCAGGCTGAAGCCGGGTGTCGCCCCGCAGCAGGCGCAGGCCGAGCTGGCCGGCGTCGCGGAGCGCCTGGCGCGCCAGTACCCCGCTTCGAACGGCGGCTGGACCGTGACCCTGAGCTCCTTCTACGACTGGATCGTTCCGGCAGAGTCGCGCCGCGGGCTGTACGTGCTTCTGGGCGCGGTGGCGCTGGTCCTCCTGATCGCCTGCGCCAACGTCGCCAGCCTCCTCCTGGCGCGGGCCGCGGGGCGCCGCCGGGAGATCGCCATCCGCGCGGCGCTCGGCGCCAGCCGCGCGCGCCTGGTGCGCCAGCTCCTCGCCGAATCGCTCCTGCTCGGGGCGCTGGGTGGCGGGCTCGGGCTGCTTCTGGCGCAGTGGGGAATCGACGTCCTGGGCGTGGCGGGAGGCATGGCGGTGCCGCGGGCCGACGAGATCTCCCTCGACCACCGCGTGCTCCTGTTCACGCTCGGCCTGTCCCTCCTCACCGGGCTCCTGTTCGGGCTCGCGCCGGCGCTGCAGGCGACGCGCGTCGACTTCCACGCCACGCTGAAAGAGGGGGCGGCCGGAGGGGTCACGCGCCAGCGGGCGCGCAGCGCGCTGGTCGTCGCCGAGGTGGCGCTCTCGCTGGTCCTCCTGGTCGGCGTGGGGCTCCTGCTGCGAAGTCTCGCGGCGCTGCTCGACGCGCCCCCCGGCTTCGACACGAAGAACCTCCTGACCGCCAGCATCAACCTCCCCGGCACCAGGTATCCGTCGGAGAAGGAGTTTCTCGCGTTCCACGACCGGCTGCGCGAGCGCCTGAGCGGGATGCAGGGGGTCGTCTCGGTGTCGGAAACGAGCGGCCTGCCGATGGACGGCAACATGACGGCGATGGAGGTGCACGTGGACGGCGCGCCGGTCCCGGCGGACGGCCAGCATCCCTCGGCGCAGTGGCGTCTGGTCTCCCCCGGCTACTTCCGCACGATGGGGATCGCGATCCGCCGCGGGCGGGACCTGAACGAGCAGGACCTCGACCCGAAGACGCGGGCCCTTCGCGGCGCCGTGATCAGCGAGACGCTGGCCCGGCGGTGCTGGCCCGACCAGGATCCGATCGGCCGCCCGTTCCGTCCCTGGAGCGCGTCCAACCCGCCGGTCACCGTCGTCGGCGTGGCGGACGACGTCCGTCTCTACGCGCTCGACGAGACGCCGTACTCCGCCGTGTATCTGAACCTCAACGCGGGGACCTGGAACCCCATGCAGATCGCGGTGCGCACCGCCGGCGATCCGCGGGCGTTCGCCGCCGTCCTGCGCGGCGAGGTGCGAACGCTCGACCCCGGGGTGCCGGTCGCGCAGGTCCTCACGATGGACGAGCTGATCGGGCAGTCGACCGCCCCCCGCCGGTTCACCATGACGCTGCTCGCGATCTTCGCGGCGGTGGCGCTGCTCCTCGCGGGCGTGGGACTGTTCGGCCTGATGGCGTTCCTCGTGGCGCAGGGGACCCACGACATCGGAATCCGCATGGCGCTCGGCGCCCGCCGGCGCGACATCTTCGGCCTGGTCGTCGGGCGCGGCATGGTCCTGACGTCCCTCGGCATCGCCGCCGGGGTCGTCGGCGCCCTGGCGCTGACCCGGCTGATGAGCAGCATGCTGTTCGGCGTGGGGGCGCGCGACCCGCTGACCCTGACGGTGACGGTGCTGGTCCTGGGGCTCGTGGCCCTGGCGGCGTGCCTCATCCCGGCCCGCCGGGCCGGGCGCGTCGATCCGATGGTCGCGCTGCGCTGCGAGTAGGGCCCGAATCCCGGCGGGGCCGCCGTCGGCGGCGGCGTCAGCCGCGCGTCAATTCCCCAGCCTGAGGCGGACCCAGTCGGTCCCGTTGAAGAAGAGGGCCACGCCGGGCGACCCGAAGTGACCGACGCCGACCCCCTGGAACGCGCTCACGTAATTCGAGGTCCAGCCCTTGGAGTCCCCCGGACGATCGGCCAGGCGATCCTGGTACTTTCCCGGCGGGACGATGTCGACGTAGTTCCTGCCGGGAGCGTCCTGCCCCAGTTTCAGCAGCTCCTGGAACGTCCACCCCTTGTCCGCGGTCGCGCGCGCCGCCACGAGGAGAGGCGGCTTTCCCGGTGAGACCAGGAGAAACGCGAAGTCCTTGGCGTTCCTTCCGTCGAAATTTCCGTTGGCGACCCCCAGGCACGGGCCCCCCTTGTGATTCTTCTTCTCCGCCTTCACGACGTCGGCCGAGTAGTCGCCCGCCTGGATCAGCCGGTAGGACGGGAAGATGCTCGAGATCTGCCCGCTCAGCGACTCCGGCACCGCCCGCAGGCACGCGTCCTCCTGGGCGTCCCCTGCGACCAGCGGGCCCGTCGCGGCGGCAATCATGCCCACGAGACTCACGACCGCTGCAATCCTCGTGATGTTCATTTCGTCCTCCGCCGGGCTCAAGACCGCCCTTCGGAGCAATTTAGTGCCCGGATCCTGCGTTTGCACGGGCAGCGGGGGCCCCACACTTCAGGCGCCGTCGCGCGCGACGCGGCGCAGCCCCTCGGCGCCGCCGGGCGGCGGATCGAGGGTGCGGATCGGATAGGGGACGACGATCCCCTCCTGGCGGTAGCGCGGCACCAGGCGCTTCACGAACTCGTGGCGGACGAGGGGCATGGACTCGAAGTTCTGCGCCCGCAGAGTCACCTGGAGGTGGATGGCCCAGTCTCCGACGTCCAGGAACCGCAGGGACGGCTCCGTCCCGGGCACTCCCCCGGGGACCGATCGCAGGACGTCCCGGGCGACCTCCAGCGTCACGCGCTCGACCTTGTCGAGATCGCTCTCGAAGTGGACCCCCGCCTGGATGATCACGTTGATCGCCCGGTCCGGGAGGTCGTAATTGATGATCGCCGCGCCGGCCAGCTTCGAGTTCGGGATCACCAGCATGTTGTTGTTCAGCATCCGGATCCAGGTGCTGCGCCATCCCACCTTCGTCACGTACCCCTCCTCGCCGGTCGGCAGCTTCACCAGGTGCCCCGGCTCGATCGGCTTGTCGGCGATCATGTAGACGCCGGCGAACAGGTTGGCGAGCGTGTCCTGAAGGGCCAGCGCCACCGCCAGGCTGCCGACGCCGAGCGAAGCCAGGATCGGGGTGATCGAGATGCCGATGCTGTCCAGGAAGATCAGGAGACCGATCCCGACGATGACGGCGCGAATCCCCGCCTGGATGAGGCCGCGCGCCCCCTGCAGGACGGGCGATCCGGCCGCCAGCCGGTCGAGGGCGCCGCGCGCGGCGCGATCGACGAAGAGCACGAGCGCCAGGGCGATGGAGAAGGCGAGCAGGACGTCGAAGGCGCGGTCCCCTTCCGGCTCGAGAGGCAGGATCCGGCCGAAGACCAGGAGGCCGCTCGCCAGGATGGCGATCAGGAGCGGCGTCGAGAGGGCCTGGACGAGGACGTCGTCCCAGGTCCAGCGGGTCCGCGCCGCGACCCGGCGCATCGCCCCGAGGACGATCGTCTTGACGATGAGGAAGACCCCGATCCAGAGGACGAGGGCGGCGGGCGCCAGCACCCACGGTGAGGAGCCCCAGGCGCGCATCGCCTCAGTCATAGAGATGGAAGGCGCGGGACTCGCGCTGGAAGTCGGCGATCTCCTTCCGCCAGGCCCGCTCGATCACCCGCAGATCGGTCCCCAGCTCGAGCGCCTGGCGCACCGCGGGATCGCCGGTCAGGACGTCGATCGGCAGGCGATCGGTGACGTATTCGTAGGGGGGCTGCTTCCATTCGAAGCGATCGCGGTGCACGGCGATGATGTCCTGGAGCAGGGCGAGCGTCGTGAAGTAGGGCCGGTACAGGGCCGGGTCGGTCACCTGGATCTGGAACCCCTGGCAGACCTCCTTCGCCCACTTGTGAAAGGTCGGCTCGAACGCATGATCGCGCAGGACGAATCCGGGGAGCCGCTTCTTCTCGAACCGCCGCCGCACGGCCCGGATGTCGAGCCAGGGGGCGCCGAAGATCTCGAACGGCCGGGTGGTGCCGCGCCCCTCCGAGAGGTTCGTGCCTTCCAGGAGGACCTGGCCCGGGTAGACCACGGCCGTGTCGAAGGTCGGCATGTTGGGCGACGGCAGCACCCAGGGCAGGCCGGTGTCCGGGAAGAGCATCCGCCTGCGCCAGCCGGCCATCGGCACGATGGTCAGGTCGCAGAGGCCGGGGCAGCGCCAGCCGACGCCGTCGCCGCGCTTCACCGGGCGGGCGCGGGGGGCGCCGTCCGCCATCCGGGCGTTGACCAGGGCGGCGAGCTCCCCCAGGGTCAGGGCGTGCCGCATAGGCACCGGATAGAGGCCGACGAAGGAGGTGTATCCGGGCCGGATCAGGTTCCCCTCGACCGCGGTGCCGCCGATCGGGTTGGGGCGGTCGAGAATCACCACCTCGCGCCCCGCCCTGGCGCAGGCCTCGAGCGCCAGCGCCGTGGTCCATTCGAAGGTGTAGACGCGCGTCCCGACATCCTGCAGGTCGACCAGGAGCACGTCGATCCCCTGCAGCATCTTGGGAGTGGGGGCGCGGGTCTCGGAATAGAGGCTGTGGAGGGGAATGCCGAGCGTCGCGTCCCGGCCGTGGCCGGACTCGATCATGTTGTCCTGCTTCTCCCCCGCGATGCCGTGCTGGGGGCCGAACAGCGCCTTCAGACTGCCGCCGCACAGGTCGTGGATCACCGCTCTCGCCGAGGCGAACCGGGAGGTCACGGAGGCGGGGTGCATGAGGAGGCCGACACGCCGACCGCGCAGCCAGCGGGGCCGTGCCTGCTTCAGGACTTCCAGGCCGGTCTGGACGCGAGGCGGCCGGTTTTTCGCCTGCGAGTGTGCCAAGCGGGTCCTCTCTTTCTCCCGCGGGATGGGGCCCTTCGGGCCCCCGGATCCCCGAACGGCGGGAGCCTAGCACACCCCGTCGGGTGGATAGGATCTCTCCACTGGATCAGTTAGAATGGCGCCTCCTTTCGGACAGGCTCCTCGATCACGAAACTTCAGGGAACCGGGGGCGGGGCCCTTCCGTTACACGGTTCGTCGGCATGAGTTTCCCTTCTCCCGGACGTATCTGACCTGGCAGGTTTGGAGAGACAGATGACCCCGATATCCCGACGCAAGCGATTCCTGATCGTCTCCGGCATCCTGGTCGTCCTCGTGGGCGCCCTGGTGGTGACCGGGATCTTCTTCAAGCGCTCGCGGGCCGCGGACGGCTCCGAAACCCGGGCCAAGGACAGCGCGTCCGGCCAGAGCGCCTCGCAGGGCCAGGGAAGCGGCGGCGTGGCGCACGCCAGCACCAAGACCAAGGAGGACGACAAGGAGAAGGCCCCCATCCCGGTCAGCGTGGCGCCGATCGCGACCGGGGCGGTCTCCTCGTACATCTCCTCCACGGCCAACCTGGTGCCCGAGAACGAGGTCAAGGTCCTGGCCGAGGCGGATGGCCGGGTGGCGCAGCTGCTGGTCGAGGAGGGGAACCGCGTGGCGAAGGGCCAGGTCCTGGCTCAGCTGGTCAAGGACGACGCCGAGATCTCCCTCAAGAAGGCCCAGGTCCGGCTCGAGAACGCCCGGATCAATTTCGAGCGGGCGCAGCAGGAGCTGGCCAGCAACCTGATCAGCCGGGAGCAGTACGACAAGGACTCCCTCGACAACCAGATCGCCCAGCAGGAGCTGGCCGAGGCGAAGTGGCGCCTCGAGAAGACGACGATCCGGTCGCCGTTCGGAGGCCGCGTGACCGAGCGCTTCGTGAAGCTCGGCCAGCACCTCCACCCGGGGGAGCAGCTGTTCACCGTGTCGGATTTCGATCCCCTGGTCGCCAGGATCTTCCTGCCGGAGAAGGACGTCTTCGGGCTCAAGGAAGGACGCGACGTGCGCATCACCCTGAAGGCGAACGACACGACCCGGTTCCACGGGCGCATCCGCCAGATCAGCCCGGTCGTCGACACGGGGACCGGCACGGTCAAGCTGACGATCGAGGCCACCGCGCCGCCGGACGAGGTGCGGCCGGGGGCCTTCGTCACGATCGACATCGTGCGCGAGACCCGCCCGCAGGCGATCCTGGTGCCGCGGGAAGCGGTCGTCCGCGAGCTGCAGGACGCGTACGTGTTCGTCGTCAACGGCGGGGTGGCCGAGAAACGCACCATTTCGCTCGGCCTCGAAGAGGGGGGCCGGGTCGAGGCCCTGTCGGGCGTGAAGGCGGGCGAGCAGGTCATCGTGGCGGGCCAGGGGGGCCTGAAGCAGGGCTCGGCGATCAAGGTCATTCCCGCCCCCGAAGCCTCCGATCTCGGCACCCTGGACGATCGTCCGGTCCGCGGCTAGTCCCCATGGATCCCGGGCGCGGGCGCC
This portion of the Candidatus Polarisedimenticolia bacterium genome encodes:
- a CDS encoding DUF1343 domain-containing protein, giving the protein MAHSQAKNRPPRVQTGLEVLKQARPRWLRGRRVGLLMHPASVTSRFASARAVIHDLCGGSLKALFGPQHGIAGEKQDNMIESGHGRDATLGIPLHSLYSETRAPTPKMLQGIDVLLVDLQDVGTRVYTFEWTTALALEACARAGREVVILDRPNPIGGTAVEGNLIRPGYTSFVGLYPVPMRHALTLGELAALVNARMADGAPRARPVKRGDGVGWRCPGLCDLTIVPMAGWRRRMLFPDTGLPWVLPSPNMPTFDTAVVYPGQVLLEGTNLSEGRGTTRPFEIFGAPWLDIRAVRRRFEKKRLPGFVLRDHAFEPTFHKWAKEVCQGFQIQVTDPALYRPYFTTLALLQDIIAVHRDRFEWKQPPYEYVTDRLPIDVLTGDPAVRQALELGTDLRVIERAWRKEIADFQRESRAFHLYD
- a CDS encoding ABC transporter permease — encoded protein: MPDWQAYVRERLRLPDLRPEREAEIVEAVAQHMEDLHRGAMERGASSEEAEAAAKREVRDWQALARDIARSDTLSRHGLDQRVLDGLESAGSRGAGGSVAARQGARATAGLIASQLAADVLHAIRLLFKNPGFTAAVLITLGLGIGANAAVFTILNAVLLRPLPYAEPGRLVRIWESNPQRGWPTFSGSQPNFLDWRAQSVSFERLAASTTRPLNLTGGGEAERIPGMAVTHDFFPMLGVRPEMGRGFLPEEDATGHGERVVLMTHGLWQRRFGGDPGIVGRTILLNDAPHTVIGIVPEFYWRPYELFVPLRPDPAEDRSDHRLSVYGRLKPGVAPQQAQAELAGVAERLARQYPASNGGWTVTLSSFYDWIVPAESRRGLYVLLGAVALVLLIACANVASLLLARAAGRRREIAIRAALGASRARLVRQLLAESLLLGALGGGLGLLLAQWGIDVLGVAGGMAVPRADEISLDHRVLLFTLGLSLLTGLLFGLAPALQATRVDFHATLKEGAAGGVTRQRARSALVVAEVALSLVLLVGVGLLLRSLAALLDAPPGFDTKNLLTASINLPGTRYPSEKEFLAFHDRLRERLSGMQGVVSVSETSGLPMDGNMTAMEVHVDGAPVPADGQHPSAQWRLVSPGYFRTMGIAIRRGRDLNEQDLDPKTRALRGAVISETLARRCWPDQDPIGRPFRPWSASNPPVTVVGVADDVRLYALDETPYSAVYLNLNAGTWNPMQIAVRTAGDPRAFAAVLRGEVRTLDPGVPVAQVLTMDELIGQSTAPRRFTMTLLAIFAAVALLLAGVGLFGLMAFLVAQGTHDIGIRMALGARRRDIFGLVVGRGMVLTSLGIAAGVVGALALTRLMSSMLFGVGARDPLTLTVTVLVLGLVALAACLIPARRAGRVDPMVALRCE
- a CDS encoding efflux RND transporter periplasmic adaptor subunit; the encoded protein is MTPISRRKRFLIVSGILVVLVGALVVTGIFFKRSRAADGSETRAKDSASGQSASQGQGSGGVAHASTKTKEDDKEKAPIPVSVAPIATGAVSSYISSTANLVPENEVKVLAEADGRVAQLLVEEGNRVAKGQVLAQLVKDDAEISLKKAQVRLENARINFERAQQELASNLISREQYDKDSLDNQIAQQELAEAKWRLEKTTIRSPFGGRVTERFVKLGQHLHPGEQLFTVSDFDPLVARIFLPEKDVFGLKEGRDVRITLKANDTTRFHGRIRQISPVVDTGTGTVKLTIEATAPPDEVRPGAFVTIDIVRETRPQAILVPREAVVRELQDAYVFVVNGGVAEKRTISLGLEEGGRVEALSGVKAGEQVIVAGQGGLKQGSAIKVIPAPEASDLGTLDDRPVRG
- a CDS encoding mechanosensitive ion channel family protein gives rise to the protein MRAWGSSPWVLAPAALVLWIGVFLIVKTIVLGAMRRVAARTRWTWDDVLVQALSTPLLIAILASGLLVFGRILPLEPEGDRAFDVLLAFSIALALVLFVDRAARGALDRLAAGSPVLQGARGLIQAGIRAVIVGIGLLIFLDSIGISITPILASLGVGSLAVALALQDTLANLFAGVYMIADKPIEPGHLVKLPTGEEGYVTKVGWRSTWIRMLNNNMLVIPNSKLAGAAIINYDLPDRAINVIIQAGVHFESDLDKVERVTLEVARDVLRSVPGGVPGTEPSLRFLDVGDWAIHLQVTLRAQNFESMPLVRHEFVKRLVPRYRQEGIVVPYPIRTLDPPPGGAEGLRRVARDGA